The stretch of DNA CGATCGGTCCACCCAGGTATACAGCCGGTCTGTTCATGAGTTTTTGTACCCCTGGATGCTTTTTCTCTAGGGTGCGAAACACACATTGGGCTTCCTTTTCTTTATCTGGCTTAAACTTATCCGAAACGGTTAAAACCGCATACACCTCACCCTCTTTGGCAAGAGCGACTTTCTCTCCAATATACAATTGTTTGGAGAACATTTCATCAACGGCTAGCGTAATTGGAATGCTCCAAACGAGACCATTGGCAAGGCGCATCTCTTGAATCACAGTATCATAATCTTCCTGGCACATAAAACCTGTCAGAGGTGAAAACACGCCTGTGGCAATACATTCTATATCAGATAGTACCCATTGATCGATCTCAATGTGTTTTATGTGAGGTAACTCCGCTACGAGGTCAGCCTTTTGTTCTTCGCAGACCATGCGATTAATTAATTGACCACCATGAGGGGAGATCAATTTTGTCATATCTCGACTCCTCCCATATCAGTGTTATTTCATTTATGCAATCCACATTCAGTTTTTTGATAGCCGCCCCAACGTCCAGAACGAGGATCTTGCCCGTCTTGCACAGGTCGCGTACACACGCTACAACCGATGCTCGGGTAATTTTGGTCATGTAATGGATTGTAAGGGACGTCATGCTGCTCTATATACGTCCAGATATCCTCTTCAGACCAATCAGCCAATGGATTTAGCTTGAGGAGTCCAAACTTTTCATCCCATTCAACTTTCTTACTGTGTCTTCTCGTCCATGACTGTTCCCTACGTATACCAGTGACCCAAGCATCATATTTGTTTAAGGTTTCTTTTAGTGGCTCGACTTTACGAATTTGACAGCACAGATCAGGATTCGTTTCCCATAATTTATCTCCATGCCTCAAACGTTGTTCCTTTAGGGTGAGTGCCGGCTTCACTTGAATAAAAGAAACGCCATACTTTTCTGATAATTTATCTCTCGTCTGATATGTCTCTGGGAAATGTTTATCCGTATCTAAGTAGAAGACCGGGGCTTCAGAGTTTATATTCATTAACATATCTAGAAGGACCACATCTTCTGCACCAAAGCTACAAGCTAAGGTACACCGGTTGCCAAGTGTCTTAACCGCCCAGCTGAGTATGGCTTCCGGTGATTGACTCTCATACTCCTGGGCTAAAGCCGTTATCTCTTGCTCAGTCCATTGACTCTTCAAGGTTTTCATTGCTATCTCCCCCTCCTCCGTCATTCCTTTATCAGCTTATGCCTAATCCCCTCACACTGACACCAAAAATCCTAACTTGGTCCTTACTTTGGTAAAAACTGTAGCTTGATACAGGGCTCATAAATACTTGCTAAGGTGGAATCCTATGCAATAGTTCTGATGAAAAGGAAGAGTGCGATGGCTAAAAATAAAAAAACCCTCGACTTAATTGCATTAGCGAGTGTCCCATTTATCATGGTTCTAGGTAATTCTATGCTTATACCGATTCTTCCCCAAATGAAGAACGAATTGCAAATATCACAACTTGAAGTCAGCTTAGTCATCACGTTGTTTAGCATCTCTGCAGCGATCATGATTCCATTTTCAGGTTTTCTCTCTGATCGCTTTGGACGAAAAAAAGTGATTATACCGTCTTTGATGTTATTTGCCCTTGGAGGTGTCGTCGCAGGTTTAGCCTCCTGGTTTCTAGTGGAGAAGACAGCGTATTGGACCATGCTCGCCGGGAGAACCATCCAAGGCATTGGTGCAGCGGGAACAGCGCCTATTACGATGGCACTGGCAGGCGACATGTTTAAAGGAGGCGCCCAGAGTAAAGCGCTTGGTGTGATTGAGGCGACAAACGGTCTAGGTAAAGTGGCCAGCCCCATTCTAGGGACTCTGATCGCATTTATTGTGTGGTTCGCACCTTTCTTCGCCTTTTCAATCTTATGTGTGTTTTCAATATTAGCCATGATTTTTATGGCTAAGGAACCCCCTTTAAAATCTGAGCCACCGAAATTAAAGGCCTATATTTCTTCCGTTGTAGATATCTTTAAGACGGACGGACGTTGGCTTATTGCCACCTTTTTTATTGGAACGATAGGGCTATTTGTTCTTTTCGGTGTTCTCTTTTACCTATCTGACATATTAGAGACACGTTATCAGATAGATGGGTTATACAAGGGGTATATCCTGGCTGTACCCTTATTGGCCATGGCAACAACCTCTTATATTACGGGGCGGTTAATTAAAAAGAAATTTCCTTTAATGAAAAAATTGATTGTCATCGGTCTACTCCTCATGGCCTCAGCTTTAATACCCTTAATGTTCTTAGAACAACTGGTGGTGCTTATCCTTTTACTTGCTGTGAACGGCATTGGAACAGGTTTAGCCCTTCCGTGTATAAACAGCTTTATAACTGGGTCCGTTAATAAAGCAAAAAGGGGGATGATCACCTCCCTATACGGAAGCGTTCGTTTCGGTGGTGTTGCGCTCGGTCCTCCTGTGTTTGGATGGTTAATGACCATGGAGTCATGGATATTGTTTGGATCTAACGTTGTCCTCATTTTGTTAGCCGCATTTTGGGCCATTTTTGCTATTCGTGTGGAAAACAAAGGGAAAGGTGACAGTAGTGACAGCAGTGACAGTGAAGATGAACATAATGCAGCTTGGGAACGTCTGGCCCTATCGAATAGTACCCCATAAACAACTATTAGCACGTAAAAAGCCTTTGACTCAGGTGATGTCAAAGGCTTTTTTCAAAATCGTGTTCATTCATGCTTGTAAAATCTTTTTTGCTTTTACTTCTTTTTTACGATCTCACGGGACCTTAACTTAAGATTCGTTGTCCTCGTTTTCTTCTTCATCTTTTAGTTTAATCTGTTCTCCACCACAGTATATTTTAACGAACGGATCTTTTTTTACTCCGACGACATCTTTTAAACCAGAGATAAAATGGCTGACGATGTCGATATAATTTTGCCTTTCTCCTACATCATCCAGATGCCCCAAAACATAAAGATCATTATCTTCTTTAAAGATATACAACAGATAACCTAACATTTTTCCTTTATTGGAAACAACGTTGAATATTTCACCTGATGGCGTACGATATTGTGGTTGTAAATAGAGCATATCTATTTCCTCCTTCTCTTCTCTCTTAACTAAAATAAGCTAAATCCCGTCACTTTATACATAGACGCGCATACATTGGGCATATATCCACTTTTCTATTCTAATGAACAAGGGGAGATTATATGTCTCAGCGTACACATCCTTGGCCAGCTGGATTAGTTGATCCGACATCTCAGCGAGATCCAAAGCCTCGTCGCACCGGATTAACGATGGTGATTGACAAGGGATTAGGCCTTACACAATTTCAAGATGTCTTAGCCTTGGCTAACGAATATATTGATTTTATAAAATTAGGGTTTGGCACATCAGTTCTATATCCCGAGATTATACTAAAAGAGAAGTTAGCTTTAGCAAAAGAGTATGGGGTAACTTTATACCCTGGAGGTACGTTTTTTGAAGTGGCCTTCGTTCAAGATCGAGTCTCTTCATATTTGGAGCATATCGTCAAACGCGGGTTTAAAACAGTGGAAATCTCCGATGGTTCGACTGACATCCCACTTAAAGACCGTTATAATGCTATCAAGCTGGCTAGGTCCATGGGCCTAAAAGTGATAACGGAATGTGGAAAAAAGACAACAGGAAGTGTTTTACAGTTTCAGGACATGCGTAAAACTGTCCTTTCTGATCTAGAACATGGTGCAGAATATGTCATTGTGGAAGGAAGAGAATCAGGCGAAAACGTCGGCATCTATGATGAGAAGGGTGAGACTGATCCCTATTTACTTCAGAATACCGTTCACGATGTGGCGGGTTATCGTGATGCATTAATTTGGGAAGCACCCAAAAAGGCCCAACAGGTCACGCTCATAGAAGAGCTAGGTCCTCAAGTCAATGTAGGAAATATTCAACCACAAGACATATTGGCGTTAGAGACCCTTCGACGGGGCCTAAGATCGGACACCTTTTTTCTTCATGAGTTTAAAACCTCCATCTTAGAGGAAAAAGCATAAGCAAAAGCATAAATCTTGTCCAAAACTCATAGTGTTTAGTATGAACTGTGGACAGGGGTTTTGGACATGAAAGCTGAATTCATTTTACTTGCGCTCGTCATTATCGGGCTTATTGGCCGGTCGCCTATCATTGCAACGGCCGCAAGCTGCTTATTAGTCATCAGGCTAGCATCACTTCATAACGTGCTTGTCCATCTGGATGAGAGAAGCTTAGAGCTTGGATTATTATGTTTAACAATGGCTGTTCTCGTTCCATTCGCTACCGAACGAATCAGATGGAAAGACATGAAAGTACTTATTACGACACCCTATGGTTTAATTGCACTGATTGGTGGTGCCACTGCCACGTACTTAAACGGCAAAGGATTGGATCTCCTACAGGCGGACCCGGAAATGATTATTGGTCTCGTCGTTGGGAGTATCGCAGGCATTGTACTTTTACGGGGCGTGCCCGTTGGACCTTTAATGGCTGCTGGCATCACCGTTTTGCTTCTACAGATTTTTAAATGGTTTACCTAGCATATTGTTAAGGAGGAGGACCTATGTTACGTAGAAGACAACCTTGGATGCTAACCCTTTTCATTTGTTTGACGTTAACCGGTTTGTTTACTTATCTCATGGATGGGGACACACGCCTAATCTATGCCAACGAAAGTCAAACAGACAAGCCTGACGCTGAATTAAATCAATCGGCTATAGTGGAAACCGTAAAGTCCTATAGTGATCAGTTACATCCTGACGATCAGTTGGTTGAAATAGAGGAGAACATACAGGTGAAAGCGAGCCACCTAGAAGGCGTCGTGATTGATGGGGAAACTTACTATTATCACATCTCCCCTCACATGTCTTATGACCCTGTGGCCACGGGTGAGGTCAGTGTAGAGGATGTTGAGGTGATCCATGATGAAGAATATGATGATTCACTCTTTGTCATTTATACCATACCTAATGATCTAACGCGTTAACCTATTATGGTGTGTGTGGTCAAGGTCCCCTTCAACACCAGAAAAACACCTCTCGTCTGTGTCCAAAAAGTATAGAATATAGCCTTAGAGAGAAACTAAGGTAAACACCGATGACGAGGAGGCTATTTCATGGACTTTGTTTGGGAATCCATTGTATTGGTGTTGACAGGCTTTATTTTGTTAAGATTTGCTGGGCGAAAGTCAATTTCACAGATGACTGTCGCGACCACTGTCATCATGATTTCAATCGGATCTATCATCATTCAACCTATCATTGAAAAAAGTGTCTTAAGGACGATGGGGGCAACCGCTATTTTTATTCTCATCCTCATACTGGTTGAATACTTTGAAATGAAATTTAACGGGTTAGAAAAAATGCTGACAGGAAAATCTAAAGTTGTCATTGAGAATGGTCAATTGAATGTCGATACATTGCGACAACTGCGATTGACCGTTGACAAGCTCGAGATGCAACTTAGGTCAAAAGGCATCACAAACTTGTCCCAAGTGAAGACGGTCACGATAGAAGCGAACGGTCAGATTGGATATGAACTTAACGACGACGAAAAACCGTTAACAGTCGGTGAGTTTAAGAAAATGTTAGGAGCAATCCAGCCTATGAATGCCAGTGCTGGAAACGCTGGACAAGCTATCCCTACAACTCAACTGAATCAAGCACAACAACAGAACCCGACGCAACAGAACCAACAGCAACAAACCCAGTCCCAGCAGAACCAGACTCAACAGGATCAGTCCTCATCTTCACAACAAAACGATGTCCAGGAAGAAAAACAGACCGTTGATGGCAAAAATATATTTTCCGAAGTCAAACAGGTACAAAACAATACTGGCGACAATTCAAAATCGAATAACTCATCCGCCCACCCTAAGACATTAAAATAGTTATATTGAGTGAAACATTGCGTACATGGGTTCGATGTCTATTGATTTAGATTTGATTATATATTGGAGAAGTTGCATTATTCTCTTTGATCTAGCCAGTCTAAAAATTGATCCTGTGACCAAACGACTTGCCGAGGCTTACTACCTTGAGCTTCACTAATCATCCCCTGCTCCTCCATCCAGTCAATCATTCTAGCTGCACGGTTATAGCCTATTCTGAATTTCCTTTGAAGACTTGATGTTGAGGCAGCCCCCTGTTCCATAACGAAAAATCCGGCCTCTTCAATGAGTTCATCCTCTGCCTCACTGTCTCCTGTTGGCTGGTGCAGGTCATTCTCTTTTAATAGAAAATGTTGTGTCTCTTCCTGTGCAACCTTGTTCACCACTGCCTCAATTTCATCATCAGAAACAAAACATCCCTGTACTCGTACAGGCTTTGGAGAGCCATTGGCTAAGAAAAGCATGTCCCCTTTACCTAGTAGCCTCTCTGCTCCTGACGAATCTAATATCGTTCTAGAATCCACTTGAGAGGATACCGCAAACGCTAAACGTGACGGTATATTAGACTTGATCAACCCTGTAATAACATCAACTGAAGGCCTCTGGGTAGCCACAAGTAAATGAATGCCGCATGCGCGTGCTTTCTGTGTAATTCGGCAGATGGATTCCTCTACTTCTGATGGGGCCACCATCATAAGGTCAGCCAATTCATCAATGATGATTAATAAATGTGGTAAGGTCACAGACTCCCCTGTCTTCGTTTTCATGACTTGATTGTATCTGGCGAGGTCTCGGACGCCTTCTTGGGCAAATAGTTGATATCTTCTCTCCATTTCTTCGACGGCCCACTTCAAAGCGGCTGTTGCTTTTTTTGGATCTGTCACAACGGGTGTGAC from Caldalkalibacillus salinus encodes:
- a CDS encoding phosphosulfolactate synthase, producing the protein MSQRTHPWPAGLVDPTSQRDPKPRRTGLTMVIDKGLGLTQFQDVLALANEYIDFIKLGFGTSVLYPEIILKEKLALAKEYGVTLYPGGTFFEVAFVQDRVSSYLEHIVKRGFKTVEISDGSTDIPLKDRYNAIKLARSMGLKVITECGKKTTGSVLQFQDMRKTVLSDLEHGAEYVIVEGRESGENVGIYDEKGETDPYLLQNTVHDVAGYRDALIWEAPKKAQQVTLIEELGPQVNVGNIQPQDILALETLRRGLRSDTFFLHEFKTSILEEKA
- a CDS encoding DUF421 domain-containing protein gives rise to the protein MDFVWESIVLVLTGFILLRFAGRKSISQMTVATTVIMISIGSIIIQPIIEKSVLRTMGATAIFILILILVEYFEMKFNGLEKMLTGKSKVVIENGQLNVDTLRQLRLTVDKLEMQLRSKGITNLSQVKTVTIEANGQIGYELNDDEKPLTVGEFKKMLGAIQPMNASAGNAGQAIPTTQLNQAQQQNPTQQNQQQQTQSQQNQTQQDQSSSSQQNDVQEEKQTVDGKNIFSEVKQVQNNTGDNSKSNNSSAHPKTLK
- a CDS encoding MFS transporter → MAKNKKTLDLIALASVPFIMVLGNSMLIPILPQMKNELQISQLEVSLVITLFSISAAIMIPFSGFLSDRFGRKKVIIPSLMLFALGGVVAGLASWFLVEKTAYWTMLAGRTIQGIGAAGTAPITMALAGDMFKGGAQSKALGVIEATNGLGKVASPILGTLIAFIVWFAPFFAFSILCVFSILAMIFMAKEPPLKSEPPKLKAYISSVVDIFKTDGRWLIATFFIGTIGLFVLFGVLFYLSDILETRYQIDGLYKGYILAVPLLAMATTSYITGRLIKKKFPLMKKLIVIGLLLMASALIPLMFLEQLVVLILLLAVNGIGTGLALPCINSFITGSVNKAKRGMITSLYGSVRFGGVALGPPVFGWLMTMESWILFGSNVVLILLAAFWAIFAIRVENKGKGDSSDSSDSEDEHNAAWERLALSNSTP
- a CDS encoding phosphoadenylyl-sulfate reductase, producing MKTLKSQWTEQEITALAQEYESQSPEAILSWAVKTLGNRCTLACSFGAEDVVLLDMLMNINSEAPVFYLDTDKHFPETYQTRDKLSEKYGVSFIQVKPALTLKEQRLRHGDKLWETNPDLCCQIRKVEPLKETLNKYDAWVTGIRREQSWTRRHSKKVEWDEKFGLLKLNPLADWSEEDIWTYIEQHDVPYNPLHDQNYPSIGCSVCTRPVQDGQDPRSGRWGGYQKTECGLHK
- a CDS encoding DUF441 domain-containing protein; the protein is MKAEFILLALVIIGLIGRSPIIATAASCLLVIRLASLHNVLVHLDERSLELGLLCLTMAVLVPFATERIRWKDMKVLITTPYGLIALIGGATATYLNGKGLDLLQADPEMIIGLVVGSIAGIVLLRGVPVGPLMAAGITVLLLQIFKWFT